Part of the Echeneis naucrates chromosome 1, fEcheNa1.1, whole genome shotgun sequence genome, TTCAGATATTTTCCCTGGAGCAGGAACAGTCCGCTGTTCATTTagtgttttctatttattattaCAGTCTTGGTTTTCGCTCACTGACTCATTTTAagacaaacagtgtgaaaaaacTAAAGTCCCCTTACATAAAATCACTTTCATGTTCAGATCTGTATCTCGACCTCATCACATCTGTCATCTGATTAAAAGAAGTTGCTTAACAGGTTCTCCACCAACTGGCTGTCCTCTAAGTTAAATAACAGTAAGATGCAAATGGAAGTGTACACTACCTGAGAGAACAAAGACAATCAGTCCACTTGCCACTGCTGTTGAGCTCATGTCCGCTccacctgttaaaaaaaaaacatgtgtgAGAAGTACTGCATGTTTTCTGAGTGACTGCAGAAATAATCATGCGTTGCAGTTGTAGACGACATCTCTTCTGATCGGTGCTGACTTCCTTCCTCATTACTTAGTTAATATGCCTGGGCAGCTGAGTGTCTGGACATCCCCAAGTTTAAATTTGCATTTCCACGTGTTCACAACTATTCAGCACTGTAGACCGTGAAAAATTAATTTGCATGAGCTTAAGTTTGGACACAGAACAAGCACAATACATCACCCCGCCCAATGATGCCACCACCTGTTGAAGAATGACATGAAGTGTTCAGATTCTGAGAAGGTGGATGAGCTTCACCTTCCAGCCTTTGTCTTGAAAAACAGATATTTGGTCCGAAGCTCATGGGTGGTTGTTGGTTTTCACATTGTTGACACACTGTTCAACAGTAAAGTGCAGAACAAGACCATGAGTACCAGGACTCTGACTCTTCACCATGTTCTGCACCAACAGTCACACCTCTCATGGCCTCTCGTGACCtgaaaaaagtaagtaaaaataaagtcaCTGTTATTCAAGCACATTGCACTTCCCCACAGCCATGACTGTAAGAATTTATCTTCCGTTTCCTTCAGCATGCATCAGGGGAACATGAGAATGTTTCCAGTCTGAGCATCTAAAGgttcagtttaaaaaatattccCAGGTTGAACTGAACACAAGCGATGAGCTGGCTCCGCCCACGGGTCTGGAGAAATGACATCCAGACGTCAGAGAATCTGGAGCGGACAAagttcaataaaaacacacaatacatgAGTATTTAAGACACAAACCAATGACTACAAATTCACTGTGGTGCCACATATGAGTACCTGTTGATTGTACTTCAAACTGATTGAATTCATTACAGAAAGAGCTCTCACTGGTTTTTGCAGGAGCCGATCCCACCCTGGGAGAACTGGCCCACCCTGGAAAGGGCCGACGTATCAACACGCCTTCACGTCAGCCGTCAATTTGGTGCCAATtggaagcctccagtttgtttctgtgtcgGCAACCTTGGTTTTTTTGAAACCAGGAGAAACCAGATTTGGAATttgaaggtggatctgacctctTCTGGACTTTCCcttgattgggtggtacagcctgtcagtcacacagtagccccgccccctaacccctcccctccttcctgatCTGTTTCcttctaaatggagcatcatatgaaaaatgaacatcatgttgtgttgaagtcttgaaactagagactgagaccatcaactcatcaggaaaacgtttactgagctgatcaaacagggaggaggagggacagtttcccatagacttcaatacaatatgaCTTCTTTTGATacccagtggagtcgccccctgatgggcATCAGAAGCTTCTTCAGCATTAAACATCCAACatttaaacagacatttcaaaaagaaaacagctgaatgtTTGCTAAGCTGACATTAATGCTGCAGAATGAAGCGCTGAGGAAGAGAGCGGCTGAAACTGCTGATAGAATCCGTTAAGACTAATTggtcttttttctctgttcaaaCAAACAGCTGGAAAAATGTGGTCAAAGTTTTGAGCGTCTGTCTCCGTCCGATGAGCAGAGGGGACACGATGTCATTGGACAGACTGTGTTATCGGTCAGTCCTGATAAAAGTCTTCCAGAGAGCGACAGACCTCAGGCTGCTGTTCATTCTCTGCACCTTCTGCTGACTCTGCTGTAAAGTGCAGaagcatcatcatcagcctCTTCACGTCTCAAtctgtgaatgaaaaaatataatgatGAGGATAAAAGAATACGAGAAACTGTCTGTTTCAAACAAAGAAGAGTCTTCTGCTCGGACCTTGGAGACAGTCGGACGCTCTCAGCGTTGACAGGAGTGTACTCCACATCCTCCTCATCGGTTCTGTTGGGCGGACCCAGCCTGATGTTGTAGTACAGAGGATCATCCCGGTCTTTACTGAATCTCACGGTGGTGTAGAAGAGTTCGTCCTGATGCTCCTCTGGTGCTGGTGCGTTCTCATAATCTTCACCATCAAGCTGAAGGGAAAATATGAAATCAGACTTCAGTTCCCGTCTGCTTTCCTTCTTAACTGCTgctcttcatcaccaccacagttcatgtgacaggaaggaaacatgattcactcctcttcctcacctctgCTTTGCTGCCTGGTCTCTCTGCAGGCTCAGATGGTTGTGTCTTTCTCCTGGACAAGAGGATGGACCAACAAATCAACCATCCAATAAAACCGACTGAGTTGAAGAGGCTTCTCTGAACAAAACCAAAGTAGAAGTCAACATCTTACCGAATCAATACGAAGGCAGAGAAGAATATGATCATCAGTACAGCTACAGTGATTAATCCAGCAGCTAATGATTTCTGTGAACCTGGAAAAGAGGAAGCAAACAGAAACCAAGATGACTGACAAAAGAATTTCAGTCTGATTGTTTGGGCCTTTGAGCAAATGAATTCATGAAACAGACACGTAGTCTAAATTATGACTGGTGAACTGTTGTTTTAAAGGGATTTTGGAAAAGCATCAGATGACACAAACTCTACATGTGAAGGAAGCAGGATTGAAAGGGGAAGCCTTCCTGACTTCCTGGCAGTTTGTGGAGGAGTCAGCAGGTGGATTCACACTGACTCCCTGGAGCCTTTGGACACAGTCTGTCAAAGAAGCAGTGCCAAAATAAAGGGAGCCCCGTAGTATAAGGCTGGAACCTCGGTAAACAGAAGACGgtctgaaaacaaatacaacttaCTGGATGAAACAGTCAGATTTAAGGTGGAGCGCCGACGTCCTCTTTTGTTCTGGACCTCACAGGAATAATTCCCACTGTGTTCAGGTCTGAGGTCAGTGATGGTGAAGATCTGTCCTGAAGCTTTTGGTGAGTCTTCACCCTCCTTGTACCAGGTGATATTAGCTGCTGGGTTAGCATCACTGCTACAGCTCAGATTCACTGAACTGCCCTCCACCATCTCAGCAGAGGGACTCACTGACACAGAGATGTTCTTTGGAGGAtctggaggaaatggaggaagaaTCAGGAAAGCTTTCCAATAACTGactaaataaaagcacaacagcCTGAagctgtttattttactgtgatgAGTTTCACTCACATTCCACATTAATGGAGATGTTTCCAGACGTCCTCCTCCCCAGCTCATTCTCAGCTGTGCAGTGATACTGTCCAGAGTCAGAGGACCGGAGGTTGTTCAAGACAAGATGTGGTCCCTTCAAGACCAGTATTTGGTCCTCCTTGTACCAGGTGATATTGGCTGCTGGGTTAGCATCACTGCTACAGGTCAGAGTGATGGACCGTCCCTCCACTGTCTCAGCTGGGGGACTTATAAAGACGTTAGCAGCCAGCGGAGCATCTTCAGGAGAAAATAGAAACTTAATGGACTCGTGCTTTCGTGACACACATTCTGTTTAAGTTGCCAACAAGAACAAGAGAATTCCTCCAGAACTCTTGATGAGCTGATGTCACCAGTTCCTGTCCAAAGTTCTGCTCtttcttcctgttgttgtgtattCTTTTAGCCGGTCTGTGATTACGAGTCATCTTCCAGGCACTTTCCAGGCTATCTGCTACACTGACCTGTCCAACTCCCAACTACTCCCTTCTCTAGCAACACCACCTGAGACAATATTAAGTTCATCCAGTTGTagagtttttgtgttgttctgaGCTAGTCATCAACAATCAACACttcctgatgtgtttttaaacaaGTCTAAAAGACTTGGTGTGAAAAGGGGAGGTTACATTAACGGTAATCAAAAGGACTGCATTAATGATGTGGTGGTAAACTCACACACTGACGGCGAACGGTAGACCTCATGACCTCTGAAAGCACAGGAGATGTTTTGTCCAGGCTGAAAGCGATAGGTATCCTCAGAAAAAGCTGTACCCCGTATTTCCTCTTCATTATTGAACCAGACAACGGCAGCAGAgggcctgcagctgctgtggcaCTTCAGCTCAGCCACAGGACCAAACCGGTGGATTACTGCGGTCACCAGAATCTGCACAGCTGGATGAGAGAACACAACAGTGTCATCAGCAATGTCtctaaatgcacaaacacaaagtctgccaCATTCAACACTGAGTCGCAGTTTGTACAAGCGGTGTGATACAAATCACAGACTGATATATTCTTTTTCAGAAATATCAGTTTTTATGGGAGGTGAAATGAAGCATTTCCTGCCTGTCATATTTTAACTGACAATTGATTTACAGAAACATACAAACCATTTTAAGTGTTTGAGGCATTTATTGAAGGGAGacttttatttgtataaatTGCAAACACACCCGGCGTCAAATAGACTGCAGACCAGGAAGTCATTCTGAATGGTTTATTTAGTGTGATTTAACGGTTTTGAATTTtgacaaaaagctgttttgttaaTACAAATGATTAGAAATAAACCTTCATGTTGATCTGTACCTGTGACAGTCAGAGTTGTACCAGGGAAACTACTCGGCCATTCAAAGTATCTTGTTCTGAATATGAAGCGATACTGGGCtgaatctgtctctgtcaggtCTCTGATCCTCAGAGTGGAGTGTCTGTCTGTAGGAAGAACCTCAACACGTCCTGAGTACTGGGTGTCCTCACTGAGGTCCTCAGGGTGTGAACCACGATCAGGACGGAACCAGAATTTTGATTGAACATTAGAATAATAACTGTCGTAATAACATGAAATGTCCACTGATGAGCCTTTGAGGACACAGATTCTTCTCTTTGTGTAACTCACTATGTAGCATCGATCAGAGAAACCtgaaagataaaacacaactgtTACAACATCTTAAACAGAGTTTCTGTGTTGTTAACTTACTGACAACAGTTGATAGAGTTGAATACCAAAGACTGTTTCTCCAGAGAGAGCAAACTGAGTCCTTCATGTGATAAACACATGCAGTCATGTCACAGTGCAGCAGGTTGAATGAGCCACCAGATGGAGTTCTGTGAGTGTTAGACTGAAGTAAACTCACACACTGAGGGAGAAGGGAAGTCCTCATATCCTTTAAGAGCACAGGAGACGCTGTCTGAACGAGAAAAGGagcctgaaaaataaactgtgttGTCCCCAGTTTTCTGTCCATTCTTGTACCAGATGTAAGACCTGTGAGCTGAAGAGCACCTGTTGTAACACTTCGGTGTTTTAGAGTATCTCGTCACCTTTATATCTGGATATAAATCAAAGGAGGAGCATGAATGTTATTGATAAcagtcaaaaacacacagagacgttCACATTGTTGTACAAGTATTGATCTCACCTGTGACAGACAAAGTGACTGCAGGTTCCTTCCCATATGTTTGATAATTTGACTTTGTTCTTAAACTGAAATGGTAGTCAGTCCAGCTGCTCACCTTCAGGTCCATGATTCTCAGAGTGCAGCTGTTTTTTCCACAACTGTAACTCACATGACCCCAGtatctctgctctgctgtcagatCCAAAGTTTGACCACCATGAGTAGCATACCAAAATATATTCTCCACTTCACTGTACAGTATAGAAGGTGAGAAACTGCAGGTCATTTCCACTGTTGATCCTTTAACTGCACAGATGTATGAGGGGGTGCACTGTGTATGTCTGCCGTCTGCCTGCAtcactgcaacacacaacacattggGAGAGTTCATTCATCTACAACAGCACGAGGAGACAGACGTGTTCACAGTGAGACAAAGATAATCCAAGAAGGGTTTGGGTCAGCCCAGTCTTTGACTATCAACATTTATTAAGGTCAATATTGAgatcaaataaatgtttgcaccAAATTCAAAGAATCAGCTGACTCCGAGGTCCATCTGAAAAAAGATCTAATTCAATAAATGTCAGCTTTATCAAGTCCTTTTTGGGTGACATTATGAAGTCACAGCGGAGGTGGCCTTTGACCTTTAGGATATATAATGTCATCATGTTGGAGTTATGTCATGATGACTGGATGAATTCATGTGTTCTGTGAggtcagtgacctttgacctcccaaATCGGGTCCCACAGAGTGTTTGTATCTGCAGCTGGGCTCAAAGCTTTTTCTGAGTTCTCTTCTTACATTTTGATCACTTTGTTTGAACTTCCTgacatcttttttatttcaaagacaTTCTTTTTGTTGGACAGAGATAATGACCTGCAGAAATGAGTCTGCTTTGCTGGGAGTTTCAATTTTCATACTACAGGTTGGAAACAGTATTATGTTGTACAGAGTAAACCAAAGTCTACAAATTTCATTTTGCATAGAGGAACATCAGTAAAGGAACAGCGCTgcactgaatgtgtgtattAAAACAGCATTCACTGAATATGAGAACTCACAGATTACAAATGAGAGGGTTtgtagatggaaaaaaaatgtttgtggctttgttttggtttccttCCTGTCTAATCAGGAGGCAGCGAGGTGTGAACGCAAACTTCTGCCCCACATGTGGCCAAGCTTGTGAATGCCGATTTCACCCAGAGTGGTGTTTCCACAGCCTTCAGAAACTGACTGTGCAGCAAAGCAGAACAGCatcatttcaaatgtcagaCTGGTCACGGCTTGTTAAATTAAAACACTGACAAGAACGACAACGCTGAGTTTACaaaagctgcagcaggtttcATATGATGGCAGGATTTTGTGTTAgttctgtaaatatttaaaaaagtattttctttaCTGAAGTTCAAGTACGAAGACAGCACAGTGCGAGCACTGCAAGACAAGAACATTTGTGTAAACTGAATTTGTAATGAAgtaaaaagttcaaaatgtCTCTGCGAAATGTAAAGAGGAAGATGATAATCATCATTTGGAACTTGAAAgtcattgctgtgtttttcccGTTCCAACACTTCAACTTCATAACGCTCAGAGCAAATAAAGCTGCCTGAAGATTTTACTGGAGCTGCTGTTGAAAGTTACCCCAAATTACATCATAAATTTGATCTGTTGCTAAAAAGCACTGATGATAATTTTAGAAAGCAGATGTATCGTACCTGATGAAGCGAGAAGGAAGACAACAAACTGAGTCACTGCCTGTTTTAGACTCATAGCTCAGCAGGCCGATCGCAGAGAAACAGGGATAAAAACAAATTGCTCTCTACTTCGTCTCTTGAGGCTGAATGATAATTTGGGCCCACCACCACCCTGTTTACTTTATTAGTAGGCATGAAAATTCAAATGTGAGAACCCCTCCCACCGACGCCTCGCCCACgaattaaaatgaagaaatgattCTTTCTGTTCTGTCGTGGTTTATTTTTGAACTTCTTCAAATATAAACTCTGAGAAAGCAGTCAGCCTCTTGGGACTGATGTTAGTCGTCTGCCTTCACTTCACTTTCTCAGCATAAAGTCTCAAGAGTACAGTTTCCTGACTGGAAAATCACTGAGCTAAAGTGAAAGTCACAGATTAAAGCCTTAAAGTATCTATTGACTGTGCTTGAGTGTCGAAAATAATTTGATATCAAATGTTCTTTTAGTACATCAAAGTACTCAGAGTACTTCTTAACAAGTGAATGCTCGTGGTGAACTCCAGACAGCATCATGTATTCCTGCTGCACCTGTACTGAATatcccttcctcctgctctcatcctctccctactctaccaaactttgccccccccctctttttcctgctcatcagggatctgttgggactcttcaaataattttataaagcgtttggtctcgacctgctctatgtgtaaagtgccttgatgtagctTTGTTAGGATTTgacactgaataaataaatctggtttgATTTTATTAGAATAAAAGAGGACATGTTttcaaaagatatttttattaACAATTTGGATATTTTCAAACAACCAACCAGCAGAAATACTTGATTGCGTATCGTTTTGGTGCCTGTAGGACTGTCctcagtacacacacatgcccacagtGTCAGCAAGAATCCTGTTAATTTAACCTCCTCAACACTTCAAACTGTAATCAGCAACATCTTTGACTGACTGCAGAGGTGTAGCTTTAATTAAATCTATAGAGCAGCGGCGTCCAACCCCgggccacacagaaagaaaaataactttacTTCCGTTTCATTCGTtcattatctgaatctgaactgtgttttattttgaaaaatgtccggattctctccgttactTCCGTCTATGGCTCACTCTTGACGCGTGTCCAGGCGCTcgtctcggtcacgtgatacgttaccaCCAAAATTAAAGCCACAAGCTAGCAAAACGAGTAAAACACAAACTTCTTCAGAAAGTTTCTTTGGAAGCGGAAAAGGCCGCTGAGGggacagaagaagagctgctGTCAGGTTCATACGACTCCACAGTGGATTCACTTTATGGTGATATTTAGAAAACAGCTGTatttatccgccacaccttaaaggccggtCCGCTGCtacagagcacaaacacaaagaacacacaaCATAATGTGTTACCTTCCCTCACAGTGATGAAGCTCAGACCGAGTTCACCGTCATGAAGACGAACAGCTCAGACACGGAGGAGCTGCTGCGGTTCAACTCATGTCCGCGCCTCATCTGCACGGCGGGAAAATAAAGTGTTAGTGTGAGGAGTCTACGGAGGCCCTTAGGGGCCAAGTGGAGACATTTTTCACATGATCTTTGTGTTCCCTCGCAGTATGATCTGTGTTTTATCCCTCATACTGTGTAACCATGCCGGACCTTTAAAATGCTCAGTGAACCCCCCCAGCCTAAGAGGGCTGCTGCATCACACCCATTACTGGAATATCTTATACCAGACCAGGTACGTTGTCTTAAGATTGTATTTTTCGTTTTTGTAGAATTCCTTTTAGAAGAAGGACTTGAATATgtttgaaaagaataaaaaaaaaaaaactctgttcATGgaagtttgtttgcttttactgATAACTTAACTGATAACTTAACCAAGCTGGTGGAGCAGAACTACATTATCATTGTAGTCAAATCCAAACTCAATTAGCTTTTTTACACCATCCATAATTCAGCCAGCGTTCCTTCAGCAGCTGAGCGGACACGCAGATGGCACAAGAGAATATAACGGGGAAAATCATATTACATAGCATTACATAGCCTGCTCAAACTGGGCCTTGGATCGATCGCACAGGAAAACTGCCTGTTGAAGGACCACAATCAGACACAAAGCATAATGTTAACCAAAAAGAAGatgaacaggaaaacatggtggTGGACAAAAAGGACCAGGTCATACAAGTCACATTCACAAATTCATGAACTCTGCTGTTGAGAGCTGACCTGCTGTTTGTTACAGTCTtagattaaatacattttaacatcCTTCATCAAcaacgataaaaaaaaacataccacTGATGGAACGTAGACCGTAGATTCACTGTGTTCTGCCAGGTTTGTTAATCATGCTGTACAACGCAGCTACATTCTCTGGAACGTCCTGCTCTCTGGTTCTAGCAGCAAAATGAACAAACTTAGATGAGCGAAGAAGATCCAAACATCCTGATCATAAATCAGGTGAAGCTTCATAAAGCCATCATGCTACAGTTGTTGTGAGAGGACCTGCTCACCTCTGGGCTGCTGCGTCACTTTTAAATGTGACAGCAGCGTACTGGACcccttcttcattttcatcctcttccATGTGTCCTCTGGGCAGAGGTGCTCCGATGATGCTGTAGACAGGTTGGCTTTTGGAGAAGTGGACGCTGGCGTACTGAACGTCGGGACAGTCATCTTCCTGCTGCGTCGGTCGTGTCTGCAGACGCTGTACAAATGAGATGACATATAGATTTTTACATGTGTAGATGAGGAGCAGagacagcacagaaaaaaggaagaggctGTTGATGAAGTAGATAAATTCACATATTTTCCTTTAAGCTGTTGATATTTGGTCAAAACTTGAGTTGTATAGTTTGATAACATAAATCTGTGTTCCAGAAGTTTCATCATGTTGACTATAATTATACaatctgtaaatat contains:
- the LOC115042356 gene encoding sialoadhesin-like; the encoded protein is MSLKQAVTQFVVFLLASSVMQADGRHTQCTPSYICAVKGSTVEMTCSFSPSILYSEVENIFWYATHGGQTLDLTAEQRYWGHVSYSCGKNSCTLRIMDLKVSSWTDYHFSLRTKSNYQTYGKEPAVTLSVTDSVSCALKGYEDFPSPSVCFSDRCYIVSYTKRRICVLKGSSVDISCYYDSYYSNVQSKFWFRPDRGSHPEDLSEDTQYSGRVEVLPTDRHSTLRIRDLTETDSAQYRFIFRTRYFEWPSSFPGTTLTVTAVQILVTAVIHRFGPVAELKCHSSCRPSAAVVWFNNEEEIRGTAFSEDTYRFQPGQNISCAFRGHEVYRSPSVYAPLAANVFISPPAETVEGRSITLTCSSDANPAANITWYKEDQILVLKGPHLVLNNLRSSDSGQYHCTAENELGRRTSGNISINVEYPPKNISVSVSPSAEMVEGSSVNLSCSSDANPAANITWYKEGEDSPKASGQIFTITDLRPEHSGNYSCEVQNKRGRRRSTLNLTVSSSSQKSLAAGLITVAVLMIIFFSAFVLIRRKTQPSEPAERPGSKAELDGEDYENAPAPEEHQDELFYTTVRFSKDRDDPLYYNIRLGPPNRTDEEDVEYTPVNAESVRLSPRLRREEADDDASALYSRVSRRCRE